gggaggacgcGGCCCGGCCTCAGGGAGGCGGAGCGCGGCGCGGGAgccggagcggcggcggcggcggtgcggcggcggcggcggcggtggcggcgccgGGGCAGAGTCGCGTCCCAGGCCCGGCCCGCGGCGAGCGCCCACCCCGTAACCCCGTTGCAGGCGTGGAGGAGCCCAGCATGGACGCGGAGGCCGAGGCCGTGGCCGCCGAGGCGTCCGCGCGGCCCCTCAGCTGCGTGGAGGCCGAggccgcggcgggggcggcggccgaGGACTCGTGCGAGGCGCGAGGCCGTCTGCAGCCCGCCCCGGCCCAGCCCCCCGGGGACCCCGCGGCGCAGGCCTCGGTCAGCAACGGCGAGGacgcgggcggcggcgcgggccgggAGCTGGTGGACCTCAAGATCATCTGGAACAAGACCAAGCACGACGTGAGGGTTCCCCTGGACAGCACTGGCTCCGAGCTGAAGCAAAAGATCCATTCGATCACAGGTAACCCCGGGCGCTGACAGCcggcctcccgccctccctcctccactcgaCCCCCAAGCAGCCTCGCTCCCGGTGTGGCACTAGGCTTCCATGCGCGCTCCTTCCCCACTGCGGAAGGGCACTTATCAATCAGgtgtatggggtggggggaacaacaCCCAAAATGATAGAGATAAGCAGACCCGAGATTGAAGCCCAGGTATCTCATCTCTTTTTGTACCTGGGGCTGTTCAGACGTGGCTACCCAAAATCACCTGAaacagttgttcagttttgtttttgttttgtttttgttgttgttgtttttcagcagCAGCTCTAGGCCCTTCTGGAGATTCTGGTTTTCCTGGGCCTGGGATCTAACTCatatttctccattttatttatactatttgCTGTTGAAAttaatttctctctgtgtgtgtgcacgtgccggtactgaagcttgaacttagctAGGCACTATCTCTTTAAGTTTTTCAATACTCAAGTCTGATGCCatactactggagccacatctccatttccatctttttgctggctagttgtaGATGAGTTtcatcatagacttttctgcctgggctggcttttaactgtgatccacacatctcagcctcctgagtagctaggattataggcatgagccaccagtacctaatggaaatgattttttttttattataaactttTCTCCATCTAACCCATAGCTCTGGAAGAATAGTAATCTGATTGGCTTCTCTGTCCCTGACACCTATGAATTGTCAATAGTTAGGTGGTTGAGGAACAACTTGGAAAGAGTGATGAGGAAAAACCCATCAGTTTGCTAGACAGAAAGAGTGATGAGAAAACCCATCAGAATTCTAGACACTAATACTTTATATCTGACCCACCTCATAATCCTTAAagcaaggcaggaaagcctactCTCATCGCTATATAAAGTTTTAAACTGGGGAATTGCTCACGTTCACAAAGGCAATAGATGCTAGAACCAGCATTCATGTCCTATTCCTTTACCCATGGGTAGTGATCTATGCACCTGGTCCAAACATTCTCTTTCACTGTGCTCTACCTTTTCCCAAGGTCTTCCGCCTGCCATGCAGAAAGTCATGTATAAGGGACTTGTCCCTGAAGATAAGACGTTGAGAGAAATAAAAGTGACCAGTGGAGCCAAGATCATGGTGGTTGGCTCCACCATAAATGATGTTTTAGCAGTGAACACACCCAAAGATGCTGCTCAGCAGGATGCAAAGGCCGAAGAGAACAAGAAGGAGCCTCTCTGCAGGCAGAAAGTGAGTCCACCCTGTGCTTGTTGCTCCTGAGCAACTTGAGGCTTTGTCCTCTCTAGCCTTGGCTGCTTACATTCTCCCTAGAATAAGCTCCTCTTTGGACAGGGTCCATGATGGAAATTTATGGCAGCAGTTGGGTGCGGCAGAGTGGAGGTGACAACTACCTGAGATTTGCAACTTTGTCTCATCTGGCGGGTCAGTGTGTCTCAAGTCTACCTACTTTAGGATAAGGCCTTTGGAAAGGGGAGCTTCAGACTAGAGAATAAAGAGAGTCAGACCGGGTTTCTCTGTCCCGTTGTGTGCCAGAGGAAAAATGCCCGAGTTCAAATTCAGCCCCGTGTTGTCCAAGTGTTCACATTTGTgggtatttatacatatatttttttgctTCCCCCAAGTCAGCAAGCTCAGTCATGGTGGGCATGAAAATCACATTTCAGAGGTTTCTCTAAAAGTGACCATTTCAAGAAGCCAAAGGAGCCATAAGAAGATAAGAACACTGGTTTCATTTTGTCTTTGTGCTCTGATCCCTGAAGTGGAGGCTTGGTTGGTTCTAGCTCCGTGTGGTGCTCACTGTAGCCATTATATTCTTTGTGTAATTTGATAAAACGATAATGATTTTACTGTAGAAGAAGCAGGTTGGAAGAGCCCTTCCTTGCAACCGTATCCCCCAGTGAGCCTCACTTGTTGCTGAATCACATCCAGGAAGGAAAACAGGTGTTTGCTtttaattgttgtttttgtttttcttgggctGTTTTTCTTAGGCTTTGCACGTGCTAAGCctgtcactgagctacagccccagcATAAATAGTTGAACCTGTATCTTCAGCCGAGATTTAGTTTTAGTGATCATAGGCTCTAAGACATATGATAAGCATCAGGACAGAAGTCCCATAATCCATTATATATGCTCCCAAGTCCCAAAAGGGATATGAAAACTACAAATACTTTCACAGTCTGGCAGCAAAACCTGAACAGAAATAGTCCTGTTTTTCTATAGAACTATTAAATGTGTCTGGGGACAAATTGCTCTCCCAGACACCATAGAGAATATTACATAGTGTCTTAAAACCATATTGTTTTTACAAAATCTCTGAAGTGTTATAAAGTCTAAACATCTTTCCCTGATGCTTTTCTTTggtaggttttggggttttttttttgtctttgtttttggtggcatcattggggcttgaactcaggaccttggcattatgcttggcttttttttgctcaaagctgccaCTCTTAACACTTGCACCACATcctcacttcttttttgttttgttttgttttaatttgggctttggtgctggggcttgaactcaggcctcatacCTGCTAAGCATGTGGTCTACAGAGTACTCAGCTCCTGTCTACCATGTTTAGATAAGAGTGGGATAGATGAGGCTCTTAGGCTGAAAACCTACACTGCATTAACATCTGAAAGGTGTTTATTTGGACAGACTTCATCCCCAAAGATGGAGACATAGTTTCTGGTCATCTCCTGAGTTCATTTCtgttttcctgtcttctttccacACTTGAGGTAGATGTCCAATGTTCTCACTCAAGGCCACGCCCTTGAGCAGAACTTGCCTCATAAATACAGGTTTGAGTTACTAATGGTAGCCTAACAGGCTTGGAACTAGTCTCCATGATGCAGGGGAGAGCCTTCAAAAGGTTCTAAGCAAGGCTGACTCAAATGATGCTTGCATTAGTTTTAGTGCTTCTGTGTTTCAGTGATGCCTCTAGATGAGGCACTGCCTGGTCTGATTGGGAGGATCCAGTCCCTTCCCTTCCGTCAGCAAGTTAGGGGTGTGGAGGTTGATGTCTTTGCTAGCACTCTGACAGTGGTTGAATGTTCATTCCTGCCCGAGGGTAGACCAGACTGGTGGAGGTGTGAGCTGGCTCATGGCCTCCTGGTGCTTAAGTTTGACTAAATTCCTTAGCTTGTAGTTCCAGCTTTACCAAGCAATTGCCACTGCAGTAAAGCCATAAATGGAGAGACAAGTGCTGGACATTTAGGGGGCTGTGGACTTGGAACTCTTAGTGAAGCTGCCTCTGAGCCCTCAGGGCTAGGATGGGGGAAGGGTTGGAGGCTGCTTTGTAGGCAGGAAAAACATAAGTC
This genomic stretch from Perognathus longimembris pacificus isolate PPM17 chromosome 23, ASM2315922v1, whole genome shotgun sequence harbors:
- the Ubfd1 gene encoding ubiquitin domain-containing protein UBFD1, producing the protein MAAAGAPDGVEEPSMDAEAEAVAAEASARPLSCVEAEAAAGAAAEDSCEARGRLQPAPAQPPGDPAAQASVSNGEDAGGGAGRELVDLKIIWNKTKHDVRVPLDSTGSELKQKIHSITGLPPAMQKVMYKGLVPEDKTLREIKVTSGAKIMVVGSTINDVLAVNTPKDAAQQDAKAEENKKEPLCRQKQHRKVLDKGKPEDVMPSVKGAQERLPTVPLSGMYNKSGGKVRLTFKLEQDQLWIGTKERTEKLPMGSIKNVVSEPIEGHEDYHMMAFQLGPTEASYYWVYWVPTQYVDAIKDTVLGKWQYF